The Solibacillus daqui genome has a segment encoding these proteins:
- a CDS encoding methyl-accepting chemotaxis protein, giving the protein MKKSRSIALKLSSLIIGVFLVLFLAYTLLSGVVLKNQSVDDAESATLQTAEYSAAIMNERFQKTNTTLLTTKRIIESIEKREQLSGETIMKIMETNLLNNEDLLGVGAVFEENSATIEPTISAKLVDSKNRFIPYLTKDGSSISKSSIEGLEDKSVSEWYWVPKEEKRAVLTEPYEYNVNGKTVLMTTIAVPVVNSSGAVFGVLTADLSIDYLNGLTESVKPDGGYAAIITNNGILTTNSFAEALDGINMQDTLDWTSIKQAMDNGELKSLYMDSKELKENSFNVFAPMKLDGIDETWTVQLVLPESKILETFNQVLIYTIIASVIMVILMSAASAMFIYKQLKPLKILRASIETAAKGDLTHKVDEKFIKPDEIGAVALAYNNMLDQTNSAIQSVLDSTTLLNQSSNNVHEAINEIVVSSEEVSTAIDEIAKGTSKQSEDTEETNYRMIDLSDQIDAITNLSNEMDELSNKTIATTDKGMQEVESLRERNEETNAMNGRIQQQMESLASNIANINQIISSIQGITEQTNLLALNASIEAARAGEHGKGFAVVAEEVRKLAEQSKKETEVIQKTVSSILENSQQTVAVIAANADLTRAQNESVQSTELAFKENSELSRSIAASINELMTKLSSMLEHKNQAIMAIQSISAISEETAASAEQVSASAIDQQAELQKVAESIDNMEKTSNELQEVVNRFKLV; this is encoded by the coding sequence ATGAAAAAATCTAGGAGTATTGCTTTAAAGCTATCTTCCCTAATTATCGGAGTATTTTTAGTATTATTTCTTGCTTATACTTTGTTATCAGGTGTTGTTTTAAAGAATCAGAGTGTTGATGATGCAGAAAGTGCAACACTTCAAACTGCTGAATATTCTGCAGCAATAATGAATGAACGTTTCCAGAAAACAAACACTACATTACTGACGACAAAACGTATTATTGAGAGTATAGAGAAAAGAGAGCAACTTTCAGGAGAAACCATAATGAAAATTATGGAAACTAATTTACTCAATAATGAAGATTTACTTGGAGTAGGGGCTGTATTTGAAGAGAACTCTGCAACGATAGAGCCAACAATTAGTGCTAAATTAGTAGATTCAAAAAATCGCTTTATCCCTTATTTAACTAAGGATGGAAGTTCGATATCAAAATCTTCTATTGAAGGTCTCGAAGATAAGAGTGTTTCAGAGTGGTATTGGGTACCAAAGGAAGAAAAACGAGCAGTTTTAACAGAGCCATATGAATATAATGTAAATGGAAAGACAGTACTAATGACTACGATTGCTGTACCTGTAGTCAATTCTTCAGGAGCAGTTTTTGGCGTATTGACAGCTGATTTATCCATCGACTATTTAAATGGATTAACAGAGTCCGTAAAGCCAGATGGTGGCTATGCCGCAATTATTACAAATAACGGTATTTTAACTACCAATAGTTTTGCTGAGGCACTAGACGGAATAAATATGCAGGATACTTTGGATTGGACAAGTATTAAACAAGCGATGGATAATGGCGAGCTAAAAAGTTTGTATATGGATTCCAAAGAGCTTAAGGAAAATTCGTTTAATGTTTTTGCACCGATGAAATTAGATGGCATTGATGAAACTTGGACCGTACAATTAGTGTTGCCGGAATCCAAAATACTAGAAACTTTTAATCAAGTACTTATCTATACGATTATAGCTTCAGTTATTATGGTTATTTTAATGTCGGCTGCTAGTGCGATGTTTATCTACAAACAACTGAAGCCGTTAAAGATTTTACGTGCATCTATTGAAACGGCAGCAAAGGGTGACTTAACTCACAAAGTAGATGAGAAATTTATTAAACCTGATGAGATTGGTGCTGTTGCATTAGCCTATAATAACATGCTAGATCAAACGAATAGTGCCATTCAATCGGTGTTAGATTCTACTACATTGCTTAACCAATCATCCAATAATGTTCATGAAGCTATTAACGAAATTGTTGTTTCAAGTGAAGAAGTCTCAACAGCAATTGATGAAATTGCTAAAGGGACTTCGAAGCAATCAGAGGATACAGAAGAGACAAATTATCGAATGATTGACTTATCTGATCAAATTGATGCTATTACAAACCTATCGAATGAAATGGATGAGCTATCGAATAAAACAATAGCTACTACAGATAAAGGAATGCAAGAAGTGGAAAGCTTACGTGAACGTAATGAAGAAACGAATGCAATGAATGGACGCATTCAACAACAAATGGAGTCATTGGCCTCTAATATTGCCAACATTAATCAAATTATCTCGTCAATTCAAGGTATTACAGAGCAAACAAATTTATTAGCGTTAAATGCTAGTATAGAAGCAGCTCGTGCGGGTGAACATGGGAAAGGTTTTGCTGTTGTGGCTGAGGAAGTACGAAAGCTAGCGGAGCAATCCAAAAAGGAAACAGAAGTTATTCAGAAAACGGTATCTAGCATTTTAGAGAATTCGCAGCAAACCGTTGCTGTAATTGCTGCAAACGCTGATTTAACGAGGGCTCAAAATGAATCTGTGCAAAGCACTGAACTAGCATTTAAAGAAAATAGCGAGCTTTCACGTTCTATTGCAGCATCAATCAATGAGCTAATGACTAAACTTTCTTCTATGTTAGAGCATAAAAATCAAGCGATTATGGCGATTCAAAGTATATCTGCTATATCAGAGGAGACTGCGGCCTCTGCTGAACAAGTAAGTGCATCTGCTATAGATCAACAAGCAGAGTTACAAAAGGTGGCTGAATCGATCGATAATATGGAAAAGACTTCAAATGAATTACAAGAGGTTGTTAATCGATTTAAGCTTGTTTAA
- a CDS encoding GNAT family N-acetyltransferase, translating into MEIRNVELVEVNADNWYECCTLEVSVDQQNFLEPNAFSIAHSKFETTLKPYAIYFEGKVVGFLMFNSILEELDGYWIYRIMVDKHYQGKGIGKAATQLMISEIAKIPNARKIIVGYHPNNLNAHNLYESLGFIDYGNRFGKEMAVIKTINEQVKSRT; encoded by the coding sequence ATGGAAATTCGTAATGTGGAATTAGTAGAAGTCAATGCAGATAATTGGTATGAATGCTGTACGCTTGAAGTATCAGTAGATCAACAAAATTTTTTAGAGCCAAATGCGTTTTCAATTGCTCATTCAAAGTTTGAAACTACATTAAAACCTTATGCTATTTATTTTGAGGGGAAAGTAGTTGGTTTCTTAATGTTTAATTCAATTCTTGAGGAATTGGATGGTTATTGGATATATCGAATTATGGTGGATAAGCACTATCAAGGTAAAGGTATTGGTAAAGCTGCCACTCAATTAATGATTTCAGAAATAGCCAAAATACCGAATGCAAGGAAAATCATTGTTGGTTATCATCCAAATAATTTAAATGCACATAATTTATATGAAAGTTTAGGGTTTATTGATTATGGTAATCGATTCGGTAAAGAGATGGCGGTTATCAAAACTATAAATGAACAAGTAAAAAGCCGTACTTAA
- a CDS encoding NupC/NupG family nucleoside CNT transporter has translation MQYVISILGILVVLFLAWLASSNRKEIKFKPIITMIVIQILLSLLLLNTEFGLIIIKGIATVFNKLLEYASEGVSFVFGGMANEGEAPFFLTVLLPIIFISALIGILQHLKILPFLMKGIGLLLSKVNGMGKLESYNAVASLIVGQSEVFITLKKQLGLISNQRMYTLCASAMSTVSMSIVGAYMTMLEPKYVVTALVLNLFGGFIIATIINPYEVDPNEDLLEIEANEKQSFFEMLGEYILDGFKVAVIVGAMLIGFIALMAGFNHVFELLFNISFQKILGYIFAPVAFIMGIPFSEAASAGSIMATKLLTNEFVAMLDLSGGNYHFSERTMGILSVFLVSFANFSSIGIIVGAVKSLNEKQGNSVARFGLKLLYGATLVSVLSSIIVSLIL, from the coding sequence ATGCAATACGTTATTTCTATTTTAGGTATTCTTGTGGTATTGTTTTTGGCTTGGCTGGCAAGTTCCAATCGAAAAGAGATAAAATTCAAACCAATTATCACAATGATTGTCATTCAAATTCTTTTATCATTGTTATTGTTAAATACAGAATTTGGTTTAATCATCATCAAGGGAATTGCTACAGTTTTTAACAAGCTGCTCGAATATGCAAGCGAAGGAGTTTCCTTCGTGTTTGGTGGCATGGCGAATGAGGGAGAGGCTCCATTCTTTTTAACTGTATTACTGCCAATTATATTTATTTCTGCATTAATTGGGATTCTTCAGCATTTAAAAATCCTACCATTCCTTATGAAAGGAATTGGCTTATTATTAAGTAAAGTAAATGGGATGGGTAAACTTGAATCATATAATGCCGTTGCTTCATTAATAGTCGGACAATCAGAGGTTTTCATCACATTAAAGAAGCAACTCGGTCTGATTTCAAACCAGCGTATGTATACGCTATGTGCGTCGGCGATGTCTACTGTATCAATGTCCATTGTTGGGGCTTATATGACGATGCTGGAACCAAAATACGTTGTCACAGCTTTAGTATTAAATTTATTTGGCGGTTTTATCATAGCTACTATAATTAATCCTTATGAGGTTGACCCAAATGAGGATTTATTAGAGATTGAGGCGAATGAAAAACAATCCTTTTTTGAAATGCTCGGCGAGTATATCCTTGATGGTTTCAAGGTTGCCGTTATTGTTGGGGCCATGTTGATTGGGTTCATTGCGTTGATGGCGGGATTCAATCATGTGTTTGAGCTATTGTTTAATATTTCTTTCCAGAAGATATTAGGTTATATCTTTGCTCCAGTTGCCTTCATCATGGGGATTCCTTTCTCTGAAGCGGCAAGTGCCGGATCCATTATGGCGACAAAACTGCTAACTAATGAATTTGTGGCGATGTTGGATTTATCCGGAGGCAATTATCACTTTAGTGAACGAACAATGGGCATTCTTTCTGTATTCCTTGTTTCCTTCGCCAACTTTTCATCTATTGGTATTATTGTCGGGGCTGTCAAAAGTCTAAATGAAAAGCAAGGGAATTCTGTCGCTCGTTTTGGCTTGAAACTGTTATATGGTGCCACACTTGTAAGCGTACTTTCAAGTATCATCGTTAGTTTGATTCTATAA
- a CDS encoding MBL fold metallo-hydrolase, translating into MHSINKIGNSFWYITPISVTDRPILGMVVGNNKTLMIDAGNSEAHANYFQKELLKRGVPNPDMVVLTHWHWDHIFGLSALSNTVSIASKETKEEMEKLIPFSWSDEAIDERVKEGTEIEFCAKAIKEEFKDHRDIKIVLPDVTFEKQMEIDLGGVTCIVKYVGGDHAADSAIVYIKEEKILFLADCIYPNLYAVKENYTIKETLRLLDELEQFDADTYIPSHQQPISKEEFNQEVAQLRTIAKYTDICGGDGQKIMMEYKKHVQRELTEDEKETISFFVNGY; encoded by the coding sequence ATGCACTCAATTAACAAAATAGGTAACAGTTTTTGGTATATCACTCCAATATCGGTAACCGATCGCCCTATTCTAGGAATGGTGGTCGGCAATAATAAGACATTAATGATTGATGCAGGCAACTCTGAAGCCCATGCTAATTATTTTCAGAAGGAACTTTTAAAAAGAGGAGTTCCCAATCCTGATATGGTTGTTCTTACTCATTGGCATTGGGATCATATCTTTGGCCTTTCAGCATTATCTAATACAGTTTCCATTGCTTCCAAAGAAACAAAAGAAGAAATGGAGAAATTAATCCCATTTTCATGGTCAGACGAGGCAATAGATGAGCGAGTGAAAGAGGGAACGGAAATTGAATTTTGCGCCAAAGCCATTAAGGAAGAATTCAAGGATCACCGAGATATCAAGATTGTCTTGCCGGATGTAACTTTTGAAAAACAAATGGAAATCGACCTTGGCGGGGTAACCTGTATTGTTAAATATGTTGGAGGGGACCATGCTGCCGATTCAGCAATCGTGTATATTAAAGAAGAAAAGATTCTCTTCCTTGCTGATTGCATTTACCCTAATCTTTATGCAGTAAAAGAAAACTATACAATCAAGGAAACGCTGCGGCTATTAGATGAGTTAGAGCAATTTGATGCAGATACATATATACCTTCGCATCAACAGCCAATTTCAAAAGAGGAATTCAATCAAGAAGTAGCCCAGCTTAGAACGATTGCAAAATATACAGATATTTGTGGTGGGGATGGACAGAAAATAATGATGGAATATAAAAAACATGTACAAAGGGAATTGACAGAAGACGAAAAAGAAACGATTTCTTTCTTTGTAAATGGTTATTAA
- a CDS encoding uracil-xanthine permease family protein gives MKNFFRAIPLSLQHLLAMFGATVLVPVLTGLDPGSALIASGLGTLIFHLITRGKVPTYLGSSFAFIAPLALYVGELKSPGQAVAGLISVSIVYAIVSIIISVVGFEKVRKVIPAVVVGPVVSIIGLSLATTAVTNMASTQWDVAIVSLLAAIIATLAGTKVIRIFPLLIGLAIGYAYAAMRGFVDFDTIASAPAFALPHFVMPEFTWVVILGMAPIALVTIIEDLGHMFVLNEITGKEVTKDPGFSSILWGNGLATLISGFIGGPAQTTYAENLGVLAITRQYSSRIIQGAAVLAILLGLFGKVGAAIQSIPVAVMGGICILLFGMIAGMGIRHIIEEKVSLANMKNLVIVAIIFIIGVGYAHGIAYATIAGLLIHWFVPDFTTKNEN, from the coding sequence TTGAAAAATTTTTTTCGCGCGATACCATTATCTTTACAGCATTTGTTAGCAATGTTTGGTGCAACAGTTTTGGTTCCAGTACTAACCGGTCTTGATCCAGGAAGTGCACTTATTGCCAGCGGTTTAGGAACCCTGATTTTCCATCTTATTACACGTGGAAAGGTTCCTACGTATCTAGGTTCATCCTTCGCTTTTATTGCTCCGCTAGCATTGTATGTGGGGGAGTTAAAATCACCAGGTCAAGCAGTTGCAGGTCTTATCAGCGTTTCCATTGTTTATGCCATTGTATCTATTATCATTTCAGTTGTCGGTTTTGAAAAAGTCAGAAAAGTAATTCCTGCAGTTGTCGTCGGACCGGTTGTAAGTATAATCGGTCTTTCGCTGGCAACCACTGCGGTGACCAACATGGCTTCTACCCAATGGGATGTCGCTATCGTCAGCCTTCTTGCGGCGATCATTGCTACGCTTGCGGGAACTAAGGTGATCCGCATCTTCCCACTCTTAATTGGTCTTGCAATAGGGTATGCCTATGCTGCGATGCGTGGATTTGTTGATTTTGATACCATCGCCAGCGCACCTGCTTTTGCTCTTCCACATTTCGTCATGCCGGAATTCACGTGGGTTGTGATCCTTGGCATGGCGCCGATTGCCTTGGTTACCATCATCGAAGACCTTGGACATATGTTTGTACTAAATGAGATTACAGGAAAAGAAGTGACAAAGGATCCTGGATTTTCAAGCATCCTATGGGGAAATGGCCTTGCAACATTAATCTCCGGCTTCATCGGTGGACCTGCACAAACTACTTACGCGGAAAATCTCGGGGTTCTAGCCATCACACGCCAGTATTCAAGTAGGATTATTCAGGGTGCTGCTGTTCTTGCGATTCTTCTTGGTTTGTTCGGTAAAGTTGGAGCTGCTATCCAATCCATTCCAGTTGCAGTGATGGGCGGCATATGTATCTTGTTGTTTGGTATGATCGCAGGAATGGGGATCCGTCATATCATTGAAGAAAAAGTTAGTTTGGCTAATATGAAAAATTTAGTCATCGTCGCAATTATCTTTATCATCGGAGTTGGATATGCCCACGGTATCGCCTACGCAACAATTGCCGGATTGCTCATCCATTGGTTCGTACCTGATTTTACGACAAAGAACGAAAATTAG
- a CDS encoding helix-turn-helix domain-containing protein, with translation MTLSDTIRDIRLSKGLSQKQVSNGFLSQGNYSKFENETIEINASTFIGILNNLNIELEEFLYIKDGYRYSDKERIFRDFFRVPVNSQALLENLVLKCEIYLETNADSLVSLIKKISLFLIESIKSSDIYFNKEQAKDLLEEFSRKEHLYIKDLYLINSIFFLFPIESADLTMEYIDNTLKKYGDFQSINRLEVNLRMNYSLMLIKENLEENALQQINRTLPLVKKYKLSVQMGILYIRMGICHNNLKMSEETNYIEKGLAILAVLEENDILANMNKEINKYLQVE, from the coding sequence ATGACACTTTCGGATACAATTCGTGATATTCGATTATCTAAAGGCTTATCTCAAAAACAAGTATCTAACGGATTTCTTTCACAAGGAAATTACTCTAAATTTGAGAATGAAACTATCGAAATAAATGCCTCCACATTTATCGGAATTCTAAATAATTTGAATATAGAACTTGAGGAATTCCTTTATATTAAAGATGGATATAGGTATTCAGATAAAGAAAGAATATTTAGAGACTTTTTTCGAGTACCTGTAAATAGCCAGGCATTATTAGAAAATCTAGTTTTGAAATGCGAAATTTACTTAGAAACCAATGCAGATTCTCTTGTTTCACTCATAAAAAAAATAAGCTTATTTTTAATTGAATCAATTAAAAGTAGTGATATATATTTCAATAAAGAACAAGCAAAAGATTTATTGGAGGAATTTTCAAGGAAAGAACACCTTTATATTAAGGATCTTTATTTAATAAATAGTATTTTTTTTTTATTTCCAATTGAGAGTGCAGATTTAACAATGGAATACATTGATAATACTTTAAAAAAATATGGGGATTTTCAGTCAATTAATCGACTTGAAGTAAATTTGCGTATGAACTATAGCTTAATGCTTATAAAAGAGAACCTAGAAGAAAATGCACTGCAACAAATAAATAGGACCTTACCCCTAGTAAAAAAATATAAATTAAGTGTACAAATGGGGATTCTTTATATTAGAATGGGGATTTGCCACAACAATCTTAAAATGAGTGAAGAGACAAATTACATTGAAAAGGGATTAGCAATACTAGCTGTATTAGAGGAAAACGACATATTGGCCAATATGAACAAAGAAATTAATAAATACCTACAAGTCGAGTAG
- a CDS encoding helix-turn-helix transcriptional regulator, with the protein MKKVERINIIMRYINNRAHFTISEIMREFNISRSTAIRDIREIEATGMPLVAEVGRDGGYFVMNNSVLPTVRFTDNEIKALFIAFMATRNKQLPYLKSRQSLAEKLLFLISENQQDDLILLNQILLFEGTNPNNPDLLDMSDLPHPMLEKLIQILLLDSYLSITIKEENLIKHYSIYLLHLYHEKGLWLIEGFNLKDEKRQIFPVDNLTNVEPYLTKNRLSKKKILEKLSKQEEVINLVLELGPNAIAQFKKYHPLKVSISYTNPYQATAILKTFINVNNPEELNEITNWILFLGRDIKVREMPEEVLEGLQERLYLYCP; encoded by the coding sequence ATGAAAAAAGTTGAACGTATTAATATTATCATGCGGTATATCAACAATCGCGCCCATTTTACAATTTCTGAAATCATGCGAGAATTCAACATTTCTCGTTCAACAGCTATCAGAGACATCAGAGAAATTGAGGCCACGGGAATGCCACTTGTCGCTGAAGTTGGAAGGGATGGCGGGTATTTTGTTATGAACAACTCTGTCCTGCCCACTGTTCGCTTTACCGATAATGAGATTAAAGCTCTTTTTATTGCCTTTATGGCCACAAGAAATAAACAACTCCCTTATCTAAAGAGTCGTCAGTCTTTAGCTGAAAAATTACTATTTCTCATCTCAGAAAACCAGCAAGATGACCTTATTCTTTTAAATCAAATCTTGCTTTTTGAAGGGACCAACCCGAATAATCCCGATTTACTTGATATGTCAGACCTACCCCATCCTATGTTAGAAAAACTCATCCAAATCCTTCTTTTGGATAGCTATTTATCAATTACTATCAAAGAAGAGAATTTAATAAAGCATTATTCAATTTATCTCTTGCACCTTTATCATGAAAAAGGCCTTTGGCTGATAGAAGGTTTCAACTTAAAGGATGAAAAGAGGCAGATTTTCCCTGTCGACAATCTCACCAATGTCGAACCATACCTTACGAAAAATAGACTAAGTAAGAAAAAGATTTTAGAAAAACTAAGTAAGCAGGAAGAAGTAATTAACCTTGTCCTTGAACTAGGTCCAAATGCGATTGCCCAGTTCAAAAAATATCATCCTTTAAAAGTTTCTATTTCCTATACGAATCCGTACCAAGCCACAGCCATTCTAAAGACTTTTATCAATGTTAATAATCCCGAAGAATTAAATGAAATAACAAATTGGATACTTTTCCTAGGTAGGGATATCAAGGTCAGGGAAATGCCAGAAGAAGTTTTAGAAGGTTTACAAGAGAGATTATACTTATACTGCCCATAA
- a CDS encoding GyrI-like domain-containing protein, which produces MAIYNLEEKDSFTVFGIGTELTSHYTDFAGINKEKADFWQAVSQDGRLDSLKAIATNDYVFIVNEAVNNKMMHYAGVMTEAVAPELGETETRIIQFPKGEYLVVKGDGNTIDELCNKVTGIAFGQSLQEANDIAYVGGPNAAVVMEQRNGVFYGEMLIPVVRK; this is translated from the coding sequence ATGGCAATTTATAACCTAGAAGAAAAAGATAGTTTTACCGTATTTGGTATTGGAACTGAGCTAACGAGCCATTACACCGACTTTGCTGGTATAAACAAGGAAAAAGCAGACTTTTGGCAGGCCGTCAGCCAAGATGGAAGACTAGATTCTTTAAAAGCGATAGCCACAAACGACTACGTTTTTATCGTGAACGAAGCCGTGAATAACAAGATGATGCATTATGCTGGCGTCATGACAGAGGCAGTAGCACCAGAACTAGGAGAAACAGAAACTAGAATTATCCAATTTCCTAAGGGCGAATACTTAGTTGTTAAAGGCGATGGGAATACGATTGATGAATTGTGTAATAAAGTGACAGGCATTGCTTTTGGTCAATCCTTACAAGAAGCAAACGATATTGCCTATGTTGGTGGACCTAATGCAGCGGTTGTAATGGAGCAGCGAAACGGTGTCTTTTATGGTGAAATGTTGATTCCTGTAGTTAGGAAATAA
- a CDS encoding phage tail protein encodes MAYIVDFKNMSTVGLESSPVAEALAGLRANEARYFMNKYKHEFTVVPASESFESLDYVNRILKENRDIEFAAKPLETSRFQVENIKFTYVFYEDGLSVNVMYTVDDPKKRAVGFKLSEGMEVPKELEGKFKFARQKSKLAGTIRGSYFVIKGEY; translated from the coding sequence ATGGCCTATATCGTTGATTTTAAAAATATGTCCACAGTTGGCTTAGAGTCTTCTCCTGTAGCAGAAGCTCTAGCTGGTTTACGTGCTAATGAAGCCCGTTACTTTATGAACAAATACAAGCATGAATTTACGGTTGTACCAGCTAGCGAATCCTTCGAGTCCCTTGATTATGTGAACCGAATTTTGAAAGAAAATCGTGATATTGAGTTTGCGGCCAAACCTTTAGAAACTTCACGTTTTCAAGTAGAAAATATCAAATTTACTTACGTCTTTTATGAGGATGGTCTTTCGGTCAACGTCATGTATACGGTGGATGATCCTAAGAAGCGTGCTGTTGGTTTTAAGCTTTCTGAGGGGATGGAGGTACCTAAGGAATTAGAAGGAAAGTTTAAGTTTGCTAGGCAGAAGTCTAAGTTAGCTGGAACAATACGGGGCTCATATTTTGTAATTAAAGGTGAATATTAA
- a CDS encoding MerR family transcriptional regulator encodes MKIGEFAERTGISKDTIRYYEKIGLLHPEIKNKHRDYNNNEIILIETIIKLKQTGFSLLEIKMLFEWSKNTDQNKKLTQEEIQNVLQIKEIFHNKYVQMVQRENNIKQIKQVLLKADHKIEQLLERNKG; translated from the coding sequence GTGAAAATTGGTGAATTTGCAGAGCGTACCGGTATTAGTAAAGATACTATTCGATACTATGAAAAGATAGGTTTATTACATCCAGAAATTAAAAATAAACATCGTGACTATAACAATAATGAAATCATTCTAATTGAAACCATCATTAAACTTAAACAAACTGGATTTTCACTATTAGAAATTAAAATGCTTTTTGAGTGGTCGAAAAATACGGATCAAAATAAAAAATTAACACAAGAAGAAATTCAAAATGTTCTTCAAATAAAAGAGATATTTCATAACAAATATGTACAAATGGTACAAAGGGAAAATAACATTAAGCAAATAAAACAGGTATTACTAAAAGCAGATCATAAAATTGAGCAACTATTAGAAAGAAATAAGGGTTAG
- a CDS encoding Cj0069 family protein, whose translation MKKVIFFEVQGGSDKGPDGYRPDTMPMVEALKQREQDAEVIFFELEKRDEIFNYVKDNAIAYVSRINPGNLAHEAEYFEMLRELCAAGVVGMPHPDAMIGYGAKDALVKLRHTSLVPEDTYAYYTIEEFKATFPKSLANGERVLKQNRGSTGEGIWRVQLVDELEDGDLVVPLNAKVKCTEAKDNHVEYHELDAFMSFCEQYIVGVNGMLVDMTFLPRIKEGEIRLFMLRDKPINVVHKKPAEDADAFSATLFSGAQYRYDSPDDWVTLVHGFLGQLDEVTSLLGGYDLPLIWTADFILDTDENGQDTYILGEMNCSCVGFTSELELAHNVAEEILACINETVRV comes from the coding sequence TTGAAAAAAGTCATATTTTTTGAAGTACAAGGTGGAAGTGATAAAGGGCCAGATGGTTATCGTCCAGATACGATGCCCATGGTAGAAGCATTAAAACAGCGTGAGCAGGATGCAGAAGTTATTTTCTTTGAGTTAGAAAAGCGCGATGAAATTTTTAACTACGTTAAAGACAATGCGATAGCTTACGTATCACGTATCAACCCTGGGAACTTAGCGCATGAAGCCGAGTATTTCGAGATGCTACGTGAATTATGTGCAGCAGGTGTTGTTGGGATGCCACACCCTGATGCGATGATCGGTTACGGTGCGAAGGATGCACTAGTGAAGCTACGTCATACGTCATTAGTTCCTGAAGATACGTATGCCTACTATACAATTGAAGAATTTAAAGCAACATTCCCGAAATCACTTGCTAACGGTGAGCGCGTGTTAAAGCAAAATCGTGGGTCAACGGGTGAAGGTATTTGGCGCGTGCAGTTAGTAGACGAGTTAGAGGATGGCGATTTAGTTGTGCCATTAAACGCGAAAGTTAAATGCACGGAAGCAAAGGACAATCATGTAGAATACCATGAGCTCGATGCCTTCATGTCATTTTGTGAGCAATACATCGTTGGCGTAAACGGCATGCTTGTGGATATGACATTCCTACCACGCATTAAAGAAGGCGAAATTCGTCTATTCATGCTGCGCGACAAGCCGATTAATGTGGTACACAAAAAGCCCGCTGAAGATGCAGACGCATTTAGCGCGACATTGTTCTCAGGCGCGCAATACCGTTATGATAGCCCAGATGATTGGGTAACGCTTGTACACGGCTTTTTAGGTCAGCTAGATGAAGTCACTTCCCTATTAGGAGGCTATGATTTACCACTGATTTGGACAGCCGATTTCATATTAGATACAGATGAAAATGGCCAAGATACATACATCTTAGGCGAAATGAACTGCTCATGCGTGGGCTTCACATCTGAGCTAGAACTTGCGCATAATGTGGCAGAGGAGATTTTGGCTTGTATTAACGAGACGGTACGGGTTTAA